One region of Catenuloplanes indicus genomic DNA includes:
- a CDS encoding VOC family protein, with translation MALVREFQVTFDCADPERVGRFWCEVLGYVVRPPKGFESWEEYERSRPAERRGEWFACVDPAGAGPRLFFQRVPEGRVVKNRVHLDVRAGTGLAGEERLAVLKAEAERLVALGASVVQVLVADDENESCIPMQDVEGNEFCLD, from the coding sequence ATGGCGTTGGTCAGGGAGTTTCAGGTGACGTTCGACTGCGCGGACCCGGAGCGGGTCGGCCGGTTCTGGTGCGAGGTGCTCGGGTACGTCGTACGGCCGCCGAAGGGGTTCGAGTCGTGGGAGGAATACGAGCGGTCGCGGCCGGCCGAGCGGCGCGGTGAGTGGTTCGCGTGCGTCGATCCGGCCGGGGCCGGGCCGCGGCTGTTCTTTCAGCGGGTGCCGGAGGGCCGGGTCGTCAAGAACCGGGTGCACCTGGACGTGCGGGCGGGCACCGGCCTGGCCGGCGAGGAGCGGCTGGCCGTGCTGAAGGCGGAGGCCGAACGGCTGGTCGCGCTCGGCGCGAGCGTCGTGCAGGTGCTGGTCGCGGACGACGAGAACGAGTCGTGCATCCCGATGCAGGACGTCGAGGGCAACGAGTTCTGCCTCGACTGA
- a CDS encoding 2Fe-2S iron-sulfur cluster-binding protein, with protein MAVAFTIEVNGERRDLVVDPRTTLLDALREHLGLTGAKKGCDHGQCGACTVLLDGRRVNSCLILAITQRDAQVVTVEGLGGDHPVQRGFLAHDGFQCGYCTPGQICSAVGMLGEARKGWPSAVTEDDGSTLTEGDGSTLTDDEIKERMSGNLCRCGAYANIVPAIAEAAR; from the coding sequence GTGGCGGTCGCGTTCACGATCGAGGTCAACGGGGAGCGGCGGGATCTCGTGGTGGATCCGCGGACCACGCTGCTGGACGCGCTGCGCGAGCATCTCGGGCTGACCGGGGCGAAGAAGGGGTGCGATCACGGGCAGTGCGGGGCGTGCACGGTGCTGCTGGACGGCCGCCGGGTCAACAGCTGCCTGATCCTCGCGATCACCCAGCGCGACGCGCAGGTGGTGACCGTGGAAGGGCTCGGCGGCGATCACCCGGTGCAGCGCGGGTTCCTCGCGCACGACGGGTTCCAGTGCGGATACTGCACGCCGGGCCAGATCTGCTCCGCGGTCGGCATGCTCGGCGAGGCCCGTAAGGGGTGGCCGAGCGCGGTCACGGAGGACGACGGGAGCACGCTCACCGAGGGCGACGGGAGCACGCTCACCGACGACGAGATCAAGGAGCGGATGAGCGGCAACCTGTGCCGGTGCGGCGCGTACGCGAACATCGTCCCGGCGATCGCGGAGGCGGCCCGATGA
- a CDS encoding FAD binding domain-containing protein, translated as MREFTYHEAADVAGAVATLTADPDAAFIAGGTNLVDLMKLGVATPGALVDVARLPLHDVTALPDGSLRVGATVRNSDLAAHPEVRRRYPVLSQALLEGASGQLRNMATTGGNLLQRTRCRYFQDTGKACNKRAPGTGCPAREGDHRNLAILGASEACVATHPSDMAVALAALGARVRVHGIDGEREIPADELHRLPGDRPDQDTVLRRGDLITAVDLPPLEMRSTYRKARDRASYAFATGAVAAAIRITDDTVEDVRLAWGAVAHRPWRAHLAEEALRGGPATREAFLAAADAELAAAEPLRDNAYKIQLIRNLTAAVLGSLTEGQR; from the coding sequence ATGAGGGAGTTCACGTATCACGAGGCCGCGGACGTGGCCGGTGCGGTCGCCACGCTGACGGCGGACCCCGACGCGGCGTTCATCGCAGGCGGCACGAACCTGGTCGACCTGATGAAGCTGGGTGTGGCGACGCCCGGCGCGCTGGTCGACGTGGCGCGGCTGCCGCTGCACGACGTGACCGCGCTGCCGGACGGCTCGCTGCGGGTCGGCGCGACGGTCCGCAACAGTGACCTGGCCGCGCACCCGGAGGTCCGGCGCCGCTACCCGGTGCTGTCCCAGGCGCTGCTCGAGGGCGCGTCCGGTCAGCTGCGGAACATGGCCACGACCGGCGGGAACCTGCTGCAGCGCACCCGCTGCCGGTACTTCCAGGACACCGGCAAGGCCTGCAACAAGCGCGCGCCCGGCACCGGCTGCCCGGCCCGTGAGGGCGACCACCGCAACCTGGCGATCCTGGGGGCGTCCGAGGCATGCGTCGCCACCCACCCGTCCGACATGGCGGTCGCGCTGGCCGCGCTCGGCGCGCGCGTCCGCGTGCACGGGATCGACGGCGAGCGGGAGATCCCGGCGGACGAGTTGCACCGGCTGCCCGGCGACCGGCCCGATCAGGACACGGTGCTGCGGCGCGGCGACCTGATCACCGCGGTCGACCTCCCGCCGCTGGAGATGCGCTCCACGTACCGCAAGGCCCGGGACCGCGCGTCCTACGCGTTCGCCACCGGCGCGGTCGCGGCCGCGATAAGGATCACGGACGACACCGTCGAGGACGTACGGCTGGCGTGGGGCGCGGTCGCGCACCGGCCGTGGCGTGCCCACCTGGCCGAGGAGGCGCTGCGTGGCGGGCCTGCCACGCGCGAGGCGTTCCTCGCGGCCGCGGACGCCGAACTGGCCGCGGCCGAGCCGCTGCGCGACAACGCGTACAAGATCCAGCTGATCCGGAACCTGACCGCGGCCGTGCTCGGCTCGCTCACGGAGGGACAGCGATGA
- a CDS encoding Ig-like domain-containing protein produces the protein MSTYRRVAFVLVLSCFPVFLAVPARAAVVPVAAIDFGPASVPAASGHVADTGAAFDAARGYGWVREDAPDTPLDLTANTRNRARSGVAALLNTIIHMQYGHVGGGNGVATAGAWEHALPPGTYRVTAGVGDQPSYDSRHVVRAEGVTVVPGFQGSASAEFSAATVTVPVLDGRLTLDAIGGTNTKLTHVTIARDTSDTAAPATVSGVAVAVGDRQATVSWTASTAADLGGYRVYRGGTLISGPGLVPATSFTDTTAVNGNTASWTVRAVDRHGNESAASAAVTGTPAAFALKINFSDAATAPPAGYGRDFGEAFTTTRGYGWVALGTSTPLSLAGNGRNRGSGQPDVRLATLIHPQLPAGSTGVTTPGSWEAAVPNGAYTVTVAAGDSGTAVNSAHWVNIEDQNAVAAFVPTTSVKHAVVTRTVTVTDGRLTVSPAGGTNTKLNYVDVASVPASAALPSVRASTPPNLAVDVPVTASVVEDLRLPGGGVDPATLTSATVTLTRVADGAAVPANPITSGGGDVINLSPAAPLQPSTLYRFAVTSEVRDVAGRAFQPYSIVFRTGAGGGTGGPIAFTKTVGVATGAPFTSVVTGPDGRLYAGTLDGRILRFPIDADGTLGTATVINTVRDHAVAAGLAGAPDRTVIGLAFDPASTPAAPILWITDNYEYAGPLNVPDWSSHIARLSGPDLSVYTDVVTNLPRSVKDHETNSLAFGPDGALYVSQGANNAMGAPDSTWGNRPERLLSAAVLRLDPAALGALPLDVKTAEGGTYDPYAAGAPLTIHATGVRNAYDLVWHSNGHLYAPTNGSAAGGNTPATPAPLPASCARRGYTGPAVPGLTGVGTAETDYVFDVRPGRYYGHPNPERCEWVLAGGNPTGGTDPFQVPGYPVGTPPDANLDLAGMYDAGLHASANGVIEYTGAAFGGALRGKLLVVRYSSGQDIQTFDVAADGTLSNRTTGIAGLTGFSQPLDVTEHAGNLYVTELGANRITLLRPQA, from the coding sequence GTGTCCACGTACCGTCGCGTCGCCTTCGTCCTTGTGCTCTCCTGCTTCCCGGTGTTCCTCGCGGTGCCGGCGCGGGCCGCGGTGGTGCCGGTCGCGGCGATCGACTTCGGGCCCGCGAGCGTGCCGGCGGCGAGCGGCCACGTGGCGGACACCGGGGCGGCGTTCGACGCGGCCCGCGGCTACGGCTGGGTGCGGGAGGACGCGCCGGACACGCCGCTGGACCTGACCGCGAACACCCGGAACCGGGCGCGGTCCGGCGTCGCCGCGCTGCTCAACACGATCATCCACATGCAGTACGGGCACGTCGGCGGCGGCAACGGCGTGGCGACCGCCGGGGCCTGGGAGCACGCGCTCCCGCCGGGCACCTACCGGGTGACCGCCGGGGTGGGCGACCAGCCGTCCTACGACAGCCGGCACGTGGTGCGCGCGGAGGGCGTGACCGTGGTGCCGGGCTTCCAGGGCAGCGCGTCCGCGGAGTTCTCCGCCGCCACGGTCACGGTGCCGGTGCTGGACGGGCGGCTGACGCTCGACGCGATCGGCGGCACGAACACGAAACTGACCCACGTCACCATCGCGCGGGACACGTCGGACACGGCGGCGCCGGCCACGGTGAGCGGGGTGGCGGTCGCCGTCGGTGACCGGCAGGCCACGGTGAGCTGGACCGCGAGCACCGCGGCCGACCTGGGCGGCTACCGGGTCTACCGGGGCGGCACGCTGATCTCCGGGCCCGGGCTGGTGCCGGCCACCAGTTTCACGGACACCACCGCCGTCAACGGGAACACCGCCTCCTGGACCGTGCGGGCGGTCGACCGGCACGGCAACGAGTCCGCCGCCTCGGCCGCGGTCACCGGGACGCCCGCGGCGTTCGCCCTGAAGATCAATTTCTCCGACGCGGCGACCGCGCCGCCGGCCGGCTACGGCCGCGACTTCGGCGAGGCGTTCACCACCACCAGAGGATACGGGTGGGTGGCGCTCGGCACGAGCACGCCGCTGTCGCTGGCCGGCAACGGGCGCAACCGGGGGAGCGGGCAGCCGGACGTGCGCCTGGCCACGCTGATCCACCCGCAACTGCCGGCCGGGTCCACCGGCGTGACCACGCCGGGCAGCTGGGAGGCGGCCGTGCCGAACGGCGCCTACACCGTCACGGTCGCGGCCGGTGACTCCGGCACGGCCGTGAACAGCGCGCACTGGGTCAACATCGAGGACCAGAACGCGGTGGCGGCGTTCGTGCCCACCACGTCCGTGAAGCACGCGGTGGTGACCCGCACCGTGACGGTGACGGACGGGCGGCTCACGGTCAGCCCGGCCGGTGGCACGAACACCAAACTCAACTATGTGGACGTGGCGAGCGTGCCCGCGTCCGCCGCGCTGCCGTCCGTGCGGGCCAGCACACCGCCTAACCTGGCGGTGGACGTGCCGGTCACCGCGAGCGTGGTCGAGGACCTGCGGCTGCCCGGCGGCGGCGTCGACCCGGCCACGCTTACGTCCGCCACGGTCACGCTCACCCGGGTCGCCGACGGCGCGGCCGTCCCGGCGAACCCGATCACCAGCGGTGGCGGCGACGTCATCAACCTCTCGCCGGCCGCGCCGCTGCAACCGTCCACGCTGTACCGGTTCGCGGTCACCTCCGAGGTGCGCGACGTCGCCGGGCGTGCCTTCCAGCCGTACTCGATCGTGTTCCGGACCGGTGCGGGCGGCGGGACCGGCGGGCCGATCGCGTTCACCAAGACGGTCGGCGTGGCCACCGGCGCGCCGTTCACCTCGGTGGTGACCGGGCCGGACGGCCGGCTCTACGCCGGCACGCTGGACGGGCGCATCCTCCGTTTCCCGATCGACGCGGACGGCACGCTCGGCACGGCCACGGTGATCAACACGGTGCGGGACCACGCGGTCGCGGCCGGGCTGGCGGGCGCCCCCGACCGTACCGTCATCGGCCTGGCCTTTGATCCTGCCTCGACACCGGCCGCGCCGATTTTGTGGATCACGGACAACTACGAGTACGCCGGGCCGCTCAACGTGCCGGACTGGTCCAGCCACATCGCCCGGCTCAGCGGGCCGGACCTGAGCGTCTACACCGACGTGGTGACGAACCTGCCGCGGTCGGTCAAGGACCACGAGACGAACTCGCTGGCGTTCGGGCCGGACGGCGCGCTCTACGTCTCGCAGGGCGCGAACAACGCGATGGGCGCACCGGACTCGACCTGGGGGAACCGGCCGGAACGGCTGTTGTCCGCGGCCGTGCTCCGCCTCGACCCGGCCGCGCTGGGCGCACTCCCGCTGGACGTCAAGACCGCGGAGGGCGGCACCTACGACCCGTACGCCGCCGGGGCGCCGCTGACGATCCACGCCACCGGCGTGCGCAACGCCTACGACCTGGTCTGGCACTCCAACGGCCACCTCTACGCGCCGACGAACGGGTCCGCGGCTGGTGGGAACACGCCCGCGACACCGGCACCGCTGCCCGCGTCCTGCGCGCGGCGCGGCTACACCGGCCCGGCCGTGCCCGGCCTGACCGGCGTCGGCACGGCCGAGACCGACTACGTGTTCGACGTGCGGCCGGGCCGCTACTACGGCCACCCGAACCCGGAACGGTGCGAATGGGTGCTGGCCGGCGGCAACCCGACCGGCGGCACCGACCCGTTCCAGGTCCCCGGATACCCGGTGGGCACGCCGCCGGACGCGAACCTGGACCTGGCCGGCATGTACGACGCGGGCCTGCACGCGTCCGCGAACGGCGTCATCGAGTACACCGGCGCCGCGTTCGGCGGGGCGCTGCGCGGAAAGCTGCTCGTCGTACGCTACTCGTCCGGGCAGGACATCCAGACGTTCGACGTGGCCGCGGACGGCACGCTCAGCAACCGCACCACCGGGATCGCCGGGCTGACCGGCTTCAGTCAGCCGCTCGACGTCACCGAGCACGCCGGCAACCTGTACGTCACCGAGCTGGGCGCGAACCGGATCACCCTGCTGCGGCCGCAGGCCTGA
- the rph gene encoding rifamycin-inactivating phosphotransferase produces the protein MLGRYVVGLAEADAADAAEVGGKARQLAVLSRIDGVRVPSGFCVTAAAFRRIMAEIPAVDELFARLENAGDDGIRALSAEIRAAIEAVPVPGDLAAEITEAVRASSRNEAPAGRESPTSSEVSAGSSASGGSESSGVTEASGGDELPAGNGASGGGEVAAGDGESGRSGPSGGNGTPAGDVPGGNAAFAVRSSATAEDLPEASFAGQQDSFLNVAGTDAVLAHVQRVWASLFTERAVAYRRRNGFDHRRVFMAVVVQRMVAPDAAGVLFTADPVTSDRRLASVEAAVGLGEALVSGRAHADSFTVRDGEILTRAIAVKPTAVRAAPGGGVQDVAVDDPARPALTDAQVVRLVALGRRIEAQLGVPQDIEWCLTGDDISVVQSRPITTLFPIPAAGDGENHVYVSVGHQQMMTDAMKPLGLSLWQMTTPRPMAEAGGRLFVDVTAALASPTGRANLVAALGTSDPLTGDALRTIAARDGFIRTVPDGERPWAAPGATTAPIEADPALVTALVEHVRASVAAAEHDLRGRSGADLMDAVRADVEKLRRVLSDPRSLPVIVSAQEAATWLNDRLSTWLGERDAADTLARSAPGNVTAEMGLALLDVADVIRPHPELVAHLGEHGLDGIDRLDGGPETREAITNFLHVYGMRCPGEIDITRPRWSEEPAMLIPLLLGNVRNFAAGAGTRRFAEKLAEARAAEDDVLRRVRALPDGEAKAAETKRVIDRLRTFSGYREFPKYGMVSRYLIYKRALLAEAARLVAAGVLHEPEDVFYLRFDELDAVVRSGRADHDLIRRRKDEFRFFRTLTAPRVLTSDGEAVRGAYRRDDVPDGALAGLAVSAGTVEGRARVVLDLSVADLAPGDILVTAYTDPSWTPAFVAVTGLVTEVGGLMTHGAVIAREYGLPAVVGVVGATRLIRDGSRIRVHGTDGFVELLD, from the coding sequence GTGCTGGGGCGTTATGTGGTAGGGCTGGCGGAGGCGGACGCGGCGGACGCGGCGGAGGTCGGCGGCAAGGCGCGGCAGCTGGCCGTGCTGTCCCGGATCGACGGGGTCCGGGTACCGTCCGGCTTCTGCGTGACGGCCGCCGCGTTCCGGCGGATCATGGCGGAGATCCCGGCGGTGGACGAGCTGTTCGCGCGGCTGGAGAACGCCGGTGATGACGGGATCCGCGCGCTCAGCGCGGAGATCCGGGCCGCGATCGAAGCGGTCCCGGTCCCCGGCGATCTCGCGGCGGAGATCACCGAGGCGGTGCGCGCGTCAAGCCGGAACGAGGCACCCGCCGGGCGCGAGTCGCCGACCAGCAGCGAGGTGTCCGCCGGTAGCAGCGCATCCGGCGGCAGTGAGTCGTCCGGCGTGACCGAGGCGTCCGGCGGGGACGAGCTGCCCGCCGGGAACGGGGCATCCGGTGGCGGTGAGGTAGCCGCCGGGGACGGGGAATCCGGCCGGAGCGGGCCGTCCGGGGGAAACGGGACACCCGCCGGGGACGTACCGGGCGGCAACGCGGCGTTCGCGGTGCGGTCGAGTGCGACCGCGGAGGATCTGCCCGAGGCGTCCTTCGCCGGCCAGCAGGACTCGTTCCTCAACGTGGCCGGGACGGATGCGGTCCTCGCGCACGTCCAGCGCGTCTGGGCGTCGCTGTTCACCGAGCGGGCGGTCGCGTACCGGCGCCGGAATGGGTTTGATCATCGCCGGGTGTTCATGGCGGTGGTCGTCCAGCGCATGGTCGCGCCGGACGCCGCCGGGGTGCTGTTCACCGCGGACCCGGTCACCTCGGACCGGCGGCTCGCGTCGGTCGAGGCGGCCGTCGGGCTCGGCGAGGCACTCGTCTCCGGCCGGGCGCACGCGGACAGCTTCACCGTCCGCGACGGCGAGATCCTCACCCGGGCGATCGCGGTCAAGCCGACCGCGGTCCGCGCCGCGCCGGGCGGCGGCGTGCAGGACGTGGCGGTCGACGACCCGGCTCGTCCCGCGCTCACGGACGCCCAGGTCGTGCGGCTGGTGGCGCTCGGCCGGCGGATCGAGGCGCAGCTCGGCGTGCCGCAGGACATCGAGTGGTGCCTGACCGGCGACGACATCAGTGTGGTGCAGAGCCGCCCGATCACCACGTTGTTCCCGATTCCCGCCGCCGGGGACGGCGAGAACCACGTCTACGTGTCCGTCGGGCATCAGCAGATGATGACCGACGCGATGAAGCCGCTCGGACTGTCGCTCTGGCAGATGACCACGCCGCGGCCGATGGCGGAGGCCGGTGGCCGGCTGTTCGTCGACGTCACCGCAGCACTGGCGTCGCCCACCGGCCGGGCGAACCTGGTGGCCGCGCTCGGCACGTCCGACCCGCTGACCGGGGACGCGCTGCGGACGATCGCCGCGCGGGACGGATTCATCCGCACGGTCCCGGACGGCGAGCGGCCCTGGGCCGCACCCGGCGCCACGACCGCGCCGATCGAGGCGGACCCGGCCCTGGTCACCGCGCTGGTCGAGCACGTCCGCGCGTCCGTCGCCGCGGCGGAGCACGACCTCCGTGGCCGGTCCGGCGCGGATCTGATGGACGCCGTCCGGGCCGACGTGGAGAAGCTGCGCCGGGTCCTGTCCGACCCGCGGAGCCTGCCGGTGATCGTGTCGGCGCAGGAGGCCGCGACCTGGCTGAACGACCGGCTGTCAACGTGGCTGGGGGAGCGGGACGCGGCGGACACGCTCGCACGGTCCGCGCCCGGCAACGTGACCGCGGAGATGGGCCTGGCGCTGCTGGACGTCGCGGACGTGATCCGCCCGCATCCGGAGCTGGTCGCGCACCTGGGCGAGCACGGGCTGGACGGCATCGACCGGCTGGACGGCGGGCCGGAGACCCGGGAAGCGATCACGAACTTCCTGCACGTGTACGGCATGCGCTGCCCCGGCGAGATCGACATCACCCGGCCGCGGTGGAGTGAGGAGCCGGCCATGCTGATCCCGCTGCTGCTCGGCAACGTGCGCAACTTCGCGGCGGGTGCCGGGACGCGGCGGTTCGCGGAGAAGCTCGCGGAGGCGCGGGCCGCGGAGGACGACGTGCTGCGGCGGGTGCGCGCGCTACCGGACGGCGAGGCGAAGGCCGCGGAGACGAAGCGGGTGATCGACCGGCTGCGCACGTTCAGCGGCTACCGTGAGTTCCCGAAGTACGGCATGGTCAGCCGCTACCTGATCTACAAGCGGGCGCTGCTGGCCGAGGCCGCCCGGCTGGTCGCCGCGGGTGTGCTGCACGAGCCGGAGGACGTGTTCTACCTACGATTCGACGAACTGGACGCCGTGGTCCGCAGCGGACGCGCGGACCATGACCTGATCCGCCGCCGCAAGGACGAGTTCCGGTTCTTCCGGACGCTCACCGCGCCGCGGGTGCTCACCTCCGACGGCGAGGCGGTGCGTGGCGCCTACCGGCGGGACGACGTGCCGGACGGCGCGCTGGCCGGGCTGGCGGTCTCCGCCGGGACGGTCGAGGGCCGGGCCCGCGTCGTGCTGGACCTGTCCGTCGCCGACCTCGCGCCCGGTGACATCCTGGTCACCGCGTACACCGACCCGAGCTGGACCCCGGCGTTCGTCGCGGTCACCGGCCTGGTCACCGAGGTCGGCGGCCTGATGACGCACGGCGCCGTGATCGCCCGGGAGTACGGCCTGCCGGCCGTGGTCGGCGTGGTCGGCGCGACCCGCCTGATCCGGGACGGCAGCCGGATCCGGGTGCACGGCACGGACGGCTTCGTCGAACTCCTCGACTGA
- a CDS encoding xanthine dehydrogenase family protein molybdopterin-binding subunit produces the protein MTATVPGHALGTPLARVEGPDKVTGAARYAVEYPVENAAHAWVVRSPVARGRLTDVEIDPTLDGVLAVLWHGNAPELAETADPELHVLQSDSISYRGQVVALVVAETLEAARHAAQSVVLDIEAAPHDVVLRADHPDLYTPDKVNPGFPAGTAQGDAESALSEAEVTVDVTYTTPALHNNPMEPHATIAVWDGDEDLTLYDSNQGPHSVAPDVASALGLDPARVRIVAEHVGGGFGSKGSARPNAVLAAIAAKVTGRPVKLALPRQALFTMVGYRTPTIQRVRLGATKDGTLTAITHDAVSQSSRLFEFAEQTAVVTRHMYAAAHRRTGHRLVRLDMPTPRWMRAPGEAPGMVALECAMDELAYALGIDPIELRARNEPDAEPESGEPFTSRHYLRCLREGAERFGWAGRDPRPARRRDGEWWTGTGVAGATYPAMAQASTAAATALPDGRVEVRIAATDIGTGARTVLTQIAADALGLPVESVVVRIGDTRLPKASVAGGSSGTASWGWAIDGACRRLRERGMSGEVVFDSTELVKARGNDGRHAFGAHFAAVRVSAVTGEVRVDRLFGIYAAGRILNPRTARSQFIGGMTMGMGMALHEEGVLDPYTGDWVNHDLADYHIPVHADVRDIDAAWIDEHDDHLNPMGSKGIGEIGIVGSPAAILNAIWHATGVRIRDLPARMDRILPHLP, from the coding sequence ATGACCGCCACCGTTCCCGGGCACGCGCTCGGCACGCCGCTGGCCCGCGTCGAAGGGCCGGACAAGGTCACCGGCGCGGCCCGGTACGCCGTGGAGTACCCGGTCGAGAACGCGGCCCACGCCTGGGTCGTCCGGTCCCCGGTCGCGCGCGGGCGGCTGACGGACGTCGAGATCGACCCCACGCTCGACGGCGTGCTCGCGGTGCTCTGGCACGGCAACGCGCCGGAGCTGGCCGAGACCGCCGACCCGGAGCTGCACGTGCTGCAGTCGGACTCCATCTCGTACCGTGGCCAGGTCGTCGCCCTTGTGGTCGCGGAGACACTGGAGGCGGCACGCCACGCGGCCCAGTCGGTCGTCCTCGACATCGAGGCGGCACCGCACGACGTCGTGCTGCGCGCGGACCACCCCGATCTCTACACACCGGACAAGGTCAACCCGGGCTTCCCGGCCGGGACCGCGCAGGGCGACGCCGAGTCCGCCCTGAGCGAGGCCGAGGTCACGGTCGACGTCACCTACACGACGCCGGCGCTGCACAACAACCCGATGGAACCGCACGCCACCATCGCGGTCTGGGACGGCGACGAGGACCTCACGCTCTACGACTCCAACCAGGGCCCGCACTCGGTCGCGCCGGACGTGGCGTCGGCGCTCGGCCTCGACCCGGCGCGCGTGCGGATCGTCGCGGAGCACGTCGGCGGCGGCTTCGGCTCCAAGGGCTCGGCCCGGCCGAACGCGGTGCTGGCCGCGATCGCCGCCAAGGTCACCGGACGGCCGGTCAAGCTGGCGCTGCCCCGCCAGGCGCTGTTCACCATGGTCGGCTACCGGACCCCCACCATCCAGCGGGTACGTCTGGGAGCCACGAAGGACGGCACGCTCACCGCGATCACGCACGACGCGGTCTCGCAGTCGTCGCGGCTGTTCGAGTTCGCCGAGCAGACCGCGGTCGTCACCCGGCACATGTACGCGGCCGCGCACCGCCGCACCGGCCACCGCCTGGTGCGGCTGGACATGCCCACGCCACGCTGGATGCGCGCGCCCGGCGAGGCACCCGGCATGGTCGCGCTGGAGTGCGCGATGGACGAGCTGGCGTACGCGCTCGGCATCGACCCGATCGAGCTGCGCGCCCGCAACGAACCGGACGCCGAACCGGAGAGCGGCGAGCCGTTCACCAGCCGGCACTACCTGCGCTGCCTGCGCGAGGGCGCGGAACGCTTCGGCTGGGCCGGCCGCGACCCGCGCCCGGCCCGGCGCCGCGACGGCGAGTGGTGGACCGGCACCGGCGTGGCCGGCGCGACGTACCCGGCGATGGCCCAGGCGTCCACCGCGGCCGCCACCGCGCTGCCGGACGGGCGCGTCGAGGTGCGCATCGCCGCCACCGACATCGGCACCGGCGCCCGGACCGTGCTCACCCAGATCGCGGCGGACGCGCTCGGCCTGCCCGTCGAGAGCGTGGTCGTGCGGATCGGCGACACCCGGCTGCCCAAGGCGTCCGTGGCCGGCGGCTCGTCCGGCACCGCCAGCTGGGGCTGGGCGATCGACGGCGCCTGCCGGCGGCTGCGTGAGCGGGGAATGAGCGGCGAGGTCGTCTTCGACAGCACCGAGCTGGTGAAGGCGCGCGGCAACGACGGCCGGCACGCCTTCGGCGCGCACTTCGCGGCGGTACGGGTCAGCGCGGTCACCGGCGAGGTCCGGGTGGACCGGCTGTTCGGCATCTACGCGGCCGGCCGGATCCTGAACCCGCGCACCGCCCGCAGTCAGTTCATCGGCGGCATGACCATGGGCATGGGGATGGCGCTGCACGAGGAGGGCGTGCTCGACCCGTACACCGGCGACTGGGTCAACCACGACCTGGCCGACTACCACATCCCGGTGCACGCGGACGTCCGGGACATCGACGCGGCCTGGATCGACGAGCACGACGACCATCTCAACCCGATGGGCAGCAAGGGCATCGGCGAGATCGGCATCGTCGGTTCACCCGCCGCGATCCTCAACGCGATATGGCACGCCACGGGTGTCCGCATCCGTGACCTTCCGGCCCGGATGGACCGCATCCTGCCGCATCTGCCGTGA
- a CDS encoding YciI family protein produces MTEYLIAFNDEWVAPHTPEQIAQKAEASLAVIDEMLAAGILLFSNGGLDRSTAVCSVEAVDGKPVFTDGPYIETKEHLGGFAAIDVPDDETARYWAGRLATALEWPQEVHRFRGPGAYRLPRQD; encoded by the coding sequence ATGACGGAGTATCTGATCGCGTTCAACGATGAGTGGGTGGCTCCGCACACGCCGGAGCAGATCGCGCAGAAGGCCGAGGCCTCCCTGGCCGTGATCGACGAGATGCTGGCGGCGGGCATCCTGCTCTTCAGCAACGGCGGGCTGGACCGGTCGACCGCGGTCTGCAGCGTCGAGGCCGTCGACGGCAAGCCGGTCTTCACCGACGGGCCGTACATCGAGACCAAGGAGCACCTCGGCGGTTTCGCCGCGATCGACGTGCCGGACGACGAGACCGCGCGGTACTGGGCCGGCCGGCTCGCCACCGCGCTCGAATGGCCGCAGGAGGTGCACCGCTTCCGCGGCCCCGGCGCGTACCGGCTTCCCAGGCAGGACTGA